One window of Campylobacter sp. RM12651 genomic DNA carries:
- a CDS encoding heavy metal translocating P-type ATPase: MKCSHCKIDFDKNSMIFQGNNAFCCNGCKNVFNLINENNLEDFYKNASNLSKINEQISYDENSFCIEKENNYEKILILIDNLHCAACVWLIEKMLLKNEGVLEININYQTKRASIEYNPNKTKAKDILNIIISLGYIPLAYNPNTTMKAKRTHIEFYSKLIVAIACVMNIMWLSIARYAGYFSSMEQSVQDIINFAEFVLCTPVLFYSASSMFKSAISALKNKILNMDCLVTFGASLVYIYSIYAMFTRLSYVYFDSVAMIICFVFIGRFLEQLSYKQALENIDFLSDLLNASVNIVKNDKIEKISVTKIKKDDVIRVFLGDKILIDGTCKSLQARLNLSAITGESELVDIKQGDFIKSASVVECASFDYIANCTFQDSYINKLAKLLNKTKKSNLEKLTDKIGVYFCYAIFSIAFLCFLYNMSDIQEAIIRSVSLLIIACPCALALSAPVGNLLCLHEALKLKVLFKNSNYIENLSKIDIAVFDKTGVLTKSKLELLSQINLNDYEKSILKAILDKNNHFIASSLNEYIKDTKPSLKDFKLTQLSGLGVIAEFENDKYYLGSAKLLNNHNINANSKNETEMFFAKNDEILEHFVFSNQLNDDALELINYFKKQNIKVIMLSGDKQKPCEKIAKELQIDDLYSECLPEDKLKIIQNLSKNNKVLMVGDGINDALALKLALVSISFKNATNLALNSSDIIMLDNKLIGIKNSHLLAKRTYRLIKTNLALSFLYNIISIPLAFMGLINPLIASIFMSLSSICVILNSIRIKNYAKKIKNLK, translated from the coding sequence TTGAAGTGCTCTCATTGTAAAATAGATTTTGATAAAAATAGTATGATTTTTCAAGGCAATAACGCATTTTGCTGTAATGGTTGTAAAAATGTTTTTAATCTCATAAACGAAAATAATTTAGAAGATTTTTATAAAAATGCTTCAAATTTATCTAAAATTAATGAGCAAATTTCTTATGATGAGAACTCTTTTTGCATAGAAAAAGAAAATAATTATGAAAAAATTTTAATTTTAATAGACAATTTACATTGCGCAGCTTGTGTATGGCTTATTGAAAAAATGCTGCTTAAAAATGAAGGCGTATTAGAAATTAATATAAATTATCAAACAAAAAGAGCAAGTATAGAATATAATCCTAATAAAACTAAAGCAAAAGATATATTAAATATAATAATATCTCTAGGCTATATCCCACTAGCTTACAATCCAAATACAACAATGAAAGCTAAAAGAACTCATATTGAGTTTTATTCAAAACTAATTGTAGCAATTGCTTGTGTTATGAATATTATGTGGCTTAGTATCGCAAGATATGCTGGGTATTTTTCTAGTATGGAGCAAAGCGTTCAAGATATTATTAATTTTGCAGAATTTGTTTTATGCACTCCTGTGCTTTTTTATAGTGCTTCATCTATGTTTAAGAGCGCAATTTCTGCTTTAAAAAATAAGATTTTAAATATGGATTGTCTAGTTACATTTGGGGCTAGTTTAGTTTATATTTATAGTATTTATGCTATGTTTACAAGACTTTCTTATGTGTATTTTGATAGCGTAGCTATGATAATTTGCTTTGTTTTTATAGGTAGATTTTTAGAACAATTATCATATAAACAAGCTTTAGAAAATATTGATTTTTTAAGTGATTTATTAAACGCTAGTGTAAATATTGTTAAAAATGACAAAATAGAAAAAATAAGCGTTACTAAAATAAAAAAAGATGATGTAATTAGAGTATTTTTAGGGGATAAAATCTTAATAGATGGCACTTGTAAAAGCTTACAAGCTAGATTAAATCTAAGTGCTATTACAGGCGAGAGTGAATTAGTTGATATTAAGCAAGGAGATTTTATAAAAAGCGCTAGCGTGGTTGAATGTGCTAGTTTTGATTACATAGCAAATTGCACTTTTCAAGATAGCTATATTAATAAACTTGCAAAATTACTAAATAAAACTAAAAAATCAAACCTAGAAAAACTAACTGATAAAATTGGTGTTTATTTTTGTTATGCGATTTTTAGCATTGCGTTTTTGTGCTTTTTATATAATATGAGCGATATTCAAGAAGCAATTATTAGAAGCGTTAGTTTATTAATTATTGCTTGTCCTTGCGCTCTTGCACTTAGCGCTCCTGTTGGAAATCTTTTATGCTTACACGAAGCTTTAAAGCTTAAAGTATTATTTAAAAACTCAAATTATATTGAAAATCTTAGCAAAATTGACATAGCTGTATTTGACAAAACTGGGGTTTTAACAAAATCAAAATTAGAATTATTAAGCCAAATAAATCTAAATGATTATGAAAAAAGCATTTTAAAAGCAATTTTAGATAAAAATAATCACTTCATAGCAAGTTCGCTAAATGAATATATAAAAGATACTAAGCCTAGTTTAAAAGACTTTAAACTCACGCAATTAAGCGGCTTAGGAGTGATTGCAGAATTTGAAAATGATAAATACTATCTAGGCTCTGCAAAATTATTAAATAATCATAATATTAATGCAAATTCTAAAAACGAAACTGAAATGTTTTTTGCTAAAAATGATGAGATTTTAGAGCATTTTGTATTTTCTAATCAATTAAATGATGATGCTTTAGAGCTAATAAATTATTTTAAAAAGCAAAATATAAAAGTAATAATGCTATCAGGAGATAAGCAAAAGCCTTGCGAAAAAATAGCAAAAGAACTACAAATTGATGATTTATATAGTGAATGCTTGCCCGAAGATAAGCTTAAAATAATTCAAAATCTTAGTAAAAATAATAAAGTCTTAATGGTAGGTGATGGCATAAATGACGCACTAGCTTTAAAATTAGCATTAGTATCAATTAGCTTTAAAAACGCTACTAATTTAGCCCTTAATTCAAGTGATATAATTATGCTTGATAATAAATTAATAGGCATTAAAAACTCTCATTTATTAGCAAAAAGAACTTATAGACTAATAAAAACAAACCTAGCATTAAGCTTTTTATACAATATAATTAGCATTCCACTAGCTTTTATGGGGCTTATAAATCCATTAATTGCTAGCATTTTTATGTCGCTTAGCTCAATTTGTGTGATACTTAATTCTATAAGAATTAAAAATTATGCTAAAAAAATAAAGAATTTAAAATAA
- the rho gene encoding transcription termination factor Rho has product MDKDIQTEQKQDKKNQKKHIPVDGYKIEELKLLTLEKLIEIANEAGVENPMEFRRQELMFEILKAQTKKGGFILFTGILEINQEGYGFLRAMDANLSDSANDAYVSNSQIKKFALRVGDIVTGQVREPREQEKYYALLKIEAINYLPLAEAKKRALFDNLTPIFPTEKLQLEYDPLKLTGRVLDLFTPIGKGQRGLIVAPPRTGKTELMKELATAIAKNHPESQLIVLLIDERPEEVTDMQRCVKGEVFSSTFDQPALNHVRVAELVIEKAKRLVEMGKDVIILLDSITRLARAYNTATPSSGKVLSGGVDANALHKPKRFFGAARNIEHGGSLTIVATALIDTGSRMDDVIFEEFKGTGNSEIVLDRNISDRRIYPAINITKSGTRKEELLQGPINLPKIWAIRSAMNSMEDVEALKFLYAKMLKTQNNEELLSGLNE; this is encoded by the coding sequence ATGGATAAAGATATACAAACAGAACAAAAGCAAGATAAAAAAAATCAAAAAAAGCATATTCCAGTAGATGGATATAAAATAGAAGAATTAAAACTACTAACTCTTGAAAAACTAATAGAAATCGCAAACGAAGCTGGTGTTGAAAATCCGATGGAATTTAGAAGACAAGAGCTTATGTTTGAAATATTAAAAGCTCAAACAAAAAAAGGTGGTTTTATACTCTTTACAGGTATTTTAGAGATTAACCAAGAAGGTTACGGCTTTTTAAGAGCTATGGATGCGAATTTAAGTGATAGTGCAAACGATGCTTATGTTAGTAATTCACAGATTAAAAAATTTGCTTTAAGAGTGGGTGATATCGTAACAGGTCAAGTAAGAGAGCCAAGAGAACAAGAAAAATATTATGCACTTTTGAAAATTGAAGCGATTAATTATTTGCCTTTAGCAGAAGCTAAAAAAAGAGCTTTATTTGATAACTTAACTCCAATTTTTCCAACAGAAAAATTACAACTTGAATACGACCCTTTAAAGCTAACGGGTAGGGTGCTTGATTTATTCACACCTATTGGAAAAGGTCAGCGTGGATTAATAGTAGCACCACCTAGAACAGGAAAAACTGAATTAATGAAAGAATTAGCAACTGCAATTGCTAAAAATCATCCTGAAAGCCAACTAATAGTGCTTTTAATTGATGAGCGACCTGAAGAAGTAACTGATATGCAAAGATGTGTAAAAGGTGAAGTTTTTAGCTCTACATTTGATCAACCTGCATTAAATCATGTGCGTGTGGCTGAACTTGTGATTGAAAAAGCTAAGCGTTTAGTAGAAATGGGTAAAGATGTAATAATCTTACTTGATAGCATCACAAGACTTGCTCGTGCTTATAATACTGCAACTCCTAGTAGTGGTAAGGTTTTAAGTGGTGGTGTTGATGCAAATGCACTTCATAAGCCAAAAAGATTTTTTGGAGCTGCTAGAAATATTGAGCATGGTGGAAGCTTAACAATAGTTGCAACTGCTTTAATTGATACGGGTTCAAGAATGGATGATGTGATTTTTGAAGAATTTAAAGGAACAGGAAATAGCGAAATCGTTCTTGATAGAAATATTTCAGATAGAAGAATATATCCAGCTATAAATATTACAAAGAGTGGAACGAGAAAAGAAGAATTATTGCAAGGGCCAATTAATTTACCTAAGATTTGGGCAATTCGTTCAGCTATGAATTCTATGGAAGATGTAGAAGCGCTTAAATTTTTATATGCAAAAATGCTAAAAACTCAAAATAATGAAGAATTATTGTCAGGATTAAATGAATAA
- a CDS encoding ATP-dependent helicase: MNRLNDEQFAAVNTSLGSNLIIASAGTGKTSTIVARIEKLLNDGAKANSIMLLTFTNKAAREMIARLEKKLGSSKIKGIVSGTFHAISLEYLKKHKNIQLKRNSELRALLKSIYEKYSPNKDDLFDYSYLADIYSRFNNTNLVDDFRGYLKANYEEQGDNINFYCKVLSEYEEQKKAHNYYDFDDLLLNAKDFFTNDYKNEPFYEVLVDEYQDTNNLQSAILDAIPKKSLFCVGDYDQSIYAFNGANIEIIGSFKDRYKNAKIYSLNKNYRSVSNILEFANRVITKNERLYPKELIVTRKEATKPIKLHSFNLANEQYEFIANDILSKLEANNRADIAVIYRNNSSGDLMERSLKQKGIKIARKGGSSFYELKEINTLINLANLTNKNSDILSFLGILLESKGVGNAKVNIIYKAFLELGNGSLLEGILRPIKKDNYDFLAKSDEAFGLFASTQNQAKQSEFSFLATEFKNNPVLLLKELKFDNVTFLEELYKFLKENENIDNPSVLLNNAYSSKIFSLIINNLAAKRSFKGAKIVNEIKEQKLENIKNNCKYILDDAKNYNTFKEFYEKTILNIDYENTKGVQLLTVHASKGLEFEIVYLIDLAQGRFPNLKLSKSAGGIDEERRLFYVALTRAKDELIMSWAKRQKEDDKTDAIRSIFIDEGKKN, translated from the coding sequence TTGAATAGATTAAATGATGAACAATTTGCAGCGGTTAATACTAGTTTAGGTAGTAATTTAATAATAGCAAGTGCAGGAACAGGAAAGACAAGCACAATAGTTGCAAGGATAGAAAAATTATTAAATGATGGTGCTAAAGCAAATAGCATTATGCTACTTACATTTACAAACAAAGCCGCTCGTGAAATGATAGCAAGACTTGAAAAAAAACTCGGCTCAAGCAAGATAAAAGGTATTGTAAGTGGGACATTTCACGCAATTAGTCTTGAATATCTTAAAAAGCATAAAAATATTCAGCTTAAGCGAAATAGTGAATTAAGAGCCTTGTTAAAAAGTATTTACGAAAAATATTCTCCTAATAAAGATGATTTGTTTGATTATTCATATTTAGCCGATATTTATTCAAGGTTTAATAATACTAATTTAGTTGATGATTTTCGTGGATATTTAAAGGCTAATTATGAAGAGCAGGGCGATAATATTAATTTTTATTGCAAAGTTTTAAGCGAATACGAAGAACAAAAAAAAGCTCATAATTATTATGATTTTGATGATTTATTGCTAAATGCTAAGGATTTTTTCACAAATGATTATAAAAATGAGCCTTTTTATGAAGTTTTAGTAGATGAATATCAAGATACAAATAATCTTCAAAGTGCGATTTTAGACGCAATCCCTAAAAAATCTCTTTTTTGTGTAGGAGATTATGATCAAAGCATTTATGCTTTTAATGGGGCAAATATAGAAATAATTGGAAGTTTTAAAGATAGATATAAAAATGCTAAAATTTATTCACTCAATAAAAATTATAGAAGTGTTAGCAATATTTTAGAATTTGCAAATAGGGTTATTACAAAAAACGAAAGGCTATATCCAAAAGAGCTAATCGTAACTAGAAAAGAAGCTACAAAACCTATTAAATTACATAGTTTTAATCTAGCCAATGAACAATATGAATTCATTGCCAATGATATTTTAAGCAAACTTGAAGCAAATAATAGAGCTGATATTGCAGTGATTTATCGCAATAATTCAAGTGGTGATTTAATGGAAAGAAGCCTAAAGCAAAAGGGCATTAAAATAGCTAGAAAAGGTGGCAGTAGTTTTTATGAATTAAAAGAAATAAATACTCTTATAAATCTAGCTAATTTAACTAATAAAAATAGTGATATTTTAAGCTTTTTAGGGATTTTATTAGAGAGTAAAGGTGTTGGAAATGCTAAGGTAAATATTATTTATAAAGCATTTTTAGAATTAGGAAATGGCTCTTTATTAGAAGGTATTTTAAGACCTATTAAAAAAGATAATTACGATTTTTTAGCTAAAAGTGATGAAGCTTTTGGTCTGTTTGCAAGTACTCAAAATCAAGCTAAGCAAAGTGAGTTTAGCTTTTTAGCAACCGAGTTTAAAAATAATCCTGTTTTATTGTTAAAAGAATTAAAATTTGATAATGTAACCTTTCTTGAAGAACTTTATAAATTCTTAAAAGAAAATGAAAATATTGATAATCCTAGCGTTTTATTAAACAATGCTTATTCATCTAAGATTTTTAGCTTGATTATCAATAATCTTGCAGCTAAGCGTTCTTTTAAAGGTGCAAAAATAGTAAATGAGATAAAAGAGCAAAAGCTAGAAAATATTAAAAATAATTGTAAATATATTTTAGACGATGCGAAAAACTATAATACTTTTAAAGAATTTTATGAAAAAACTATTTTAAATATTGATTATGAAAATACTAAAGGAGTTCAGCTTTTAACCGTTCATGCTAGTAAAGGTTTGGAATTTGAAATTGTTTATTTGATTGACTTAGCGCAAGGTAGGTTTCCAAATCTAAAGCTTAGCAAAAGTGCTGGGGGTATTGATGAAGAGCGAAGATTATTTTATGTAGCACTTACAAGGGCAAAAGATGAACTTATTATGAGCTGGGCTAAAAGGCAAAAAGAAGATGATAAAACAGACGCAATACGCTCAATTTTTATTGATGAAGGTAAGAAAAATTAA
- a CDS encoding valine--tRNA ligase: MSDFYNPKEIEKDYYEFCKQKGYFEIDGNKNIQENGKNFAIMMPPPNVTGVLHIGHALTFTLQDIITRYKRMDGFKVLYQPGLDHAGIATQNVVEKQLLAKGIKKEELGREKFIEKVWEWKEQSGGAIVKQMQALGITPAFSRLRFTMDEGLQNAVKKAFVDLYNKGLIEQNNRMINWCTKDGALSDIEVEYEENKGKLYHIRYFLNDKDYLVVATTRPETYFGDTAVMINPNDERYKHLVGKEVTLPIINRKIKIIADSHVDMSFGTGIVKVTPAHDNNDYEVGLRHNLEFLTIFDENGILNEHCAEFKGLERLEARKIVVDKLNELGFIEKIEDYVNQVGHCYRCKNIVEPYISKQWFVKTDIATKVIEKVNNGDAKFYPAHWINSFNAWLRELRPWCISRQLWWGHQIPVYYCDECEHIHVSERKVEKCEKCGCDSITQDKDVLDTWFSSGLWAFSTLGYNNGDFGKGTLWNENDIKDFYPNSLLITGFDILFFWVCRMLFQSENELGEIPFKDIYLHALVKDENGQKMSKSKGNVIDPLDSIDKYSADILRFTLALLAVQGRDIRMSEDRMILVRNFTNKLYNAVNFLLLKGKDYKILGSYKTTLGIYINAEFQKCVNETRKNLDEYRFNDAAMNIYKFLWDEFCDYGIEFSKADESSIDELASVFLNAMKLLSPFMPFISDYLYHKLGSTSIFENGSIMVEKYPKINEISTTEEQIIKNYELCKEAINSLRSIKKTANITDKNAPAQIISEHKFDEYYLKLIAKLAKVGELSQDENPKESFSVNVSTNLKTAIFVDSKALDEMKAKLENRYKKVLAEYEKLNKMLSNEKFVANAPAQVVEQNKIAMQKAENELNEIKAELNNIG; the protein is encoded by the coding sequence ATGAGCGATTTTTACAATCCAAAAGAAATTGAAAAAGACTACTATGAATTTTGTAAACAAAAAGGCTATTTTGAAATAGATGGAAATAAAAACATTCAAGAAAATGGCAAAAACTTTGCAATTATGATGCCACCGCCAAATGTTACAGGTGTTTTACATATAGGACACGCACTTACTTTTACCTTGCAAGACATTATTACAAGATATAAAAGAATGGATGGCTTTAAGGTACTTTATCAACCAGGCTTAGACCACGCAGGCATTGCTACTCAAAATGTAGTTGAAAAGCAACTTTTAGCAAAAGGGATTAAAAAAGAAGAGTTAGGGCGTGAAAAATTCATAGAAAAAGTATGGGAATGGAAAGAGCAAAGCGGTGGAGCTATAGTTAAGCAAATGCAAGCACTAGGCATTACTCCTGCCTTTTCAAGACTTCGTTTTACTATGGATGAAGGGCTTCAAAATGCTGTTAAAAAAGCTTTTGTGGACCTTTATAATAAAGGCTTAATAGAGCAAAATAACAGAATGATAAACTGGTGCACAAAAGATGGAGCATTAAGTGATATTGAGGTTGAATATGAAGAAAATAAAGGCAAACTTTATCATATAAGATATTTTTTAAATGATAAGGATTATTTAGTAGTTGCAACTACTAGACCTGAGACTTATTTTGGCGATACTGCCGTAATGATAAATCCTAATGATGAAAGATATAAGCACTTAGTTGGTAAAGAAGTTACGCTGCCTATTATAAATCGTAAAATAAAAATCATAGCTGATAGCCATGTTGATATGAGCTTTGGAACAGGAATTGTAAAAGTAACACCAGCTCACGATAATAATGACTATGAAGTAGGACTTAGACATAATTTAGAGTTTTTAACTATTTTTGATGAAAATGGAATTTTAAACGAGCATTGTGCTGAGTTTAAAGGACTTGAAAGACTTGAGGCTAGAAAAATAGTAGTTGATAAACTAAACGAATTAGGCTTTATTGAAAAAATTGAAGATTATGTAAATCAAGTTGGACATTGTTATCGTTGTAAAAATATCGTTGAGCCGTATATTTCTAAACAATGGTTTGTAAAAACTGATATCGCAACAAAAGTTATAGAAAAAGTAAATAATGGTGATGCTAAGTTTTATCCAGCTCATTGGATAAATAGCTTTAATGCTTGGTTAAGAGAATTACGCCCTTGGTGTATCAGCAGACAACTTTGGTGGGGACATCAAATTCCTGTTTATTATTGTGATGAGTGCGAACATATTCATGTAAGTGAGAGAAAGGTAGAAAAATGTGAAAAATGTGGCTGCGATAGTATCACTCAAGATAAAGATGTGCTTGATACTTGGTTTAGCTCGGGACTTTGGGCATTTTCAACTCTAGGTTATAACAATGGCGATTTTGGTAAAGGCACTTTATGGAATGAAAATGATATAAAAGACTTTTATCCAAATTCGCTTTTAATTACAGGCTTTGATATATTATTTTTCTGGGTATGTAGAATGCTATTTCAAAGTGAAAATGAGCTAGGCGAAATCCCATTTAAAGACATTTATCTTCACGCACTTGTAAAAGATGAAAACGGACAAAAAATGAGTAAGAGTAAAGGCAATGTAATTGACCCACTTGATAGCATTGATAAATATAGTGCTGACATTTTACGCTTTACTTTAGCACTTTTAGCCGTTCAAGGAAGAGATATTAGAATGAGTGAAGATAGAATGATTTTAGTTCGTAACTTCACAAATAAGCTTTATAATGCGGTAAATTTCTTACTACTTAAAGGTAAGGATTATAAAATACTAGGTAGCTATAAAACAACACTAGGTATTTATATAAACGCAGAATTTCAAAAATGCGTAAATGAAACTCGCAAAAACTTAGATGAATATAGATTTAATGATGCTGCTATGAATATTTATAAGTTTTTATGGGATGAGTTTTGTGATTATGGAATTGAGTTTAGCAAGGCTGATGAGAGTAGTATAGATGAGCTTGCGAGCGTATTTTTAAATGCTATGAAATTGCTTAGTCCATTTATGCCATTTATTAGTGATTATTTATATCATAAATTAGGCAGCACAAGTATTTTTGAAAACGGCTCAATTATGGTAGAAAAGTATCCTAAAATAAATGAGATTTCAACCACTGAAGAGCAAATTATCAAAAACTACGAGCTTTGCAAAGAAGCGATTAATAGCCTAAGAAGTATCAAAAAAACAGCAAATATTACTGATAAAAACGCTCCGGCACAAATTATAAGCGAACATAAATTTGATGAATATTATCTAAAACTAATAGCAAAATTAGCTAAAGTAGGAGAATTAAGCCAAGATGAAAATCCTAAAGAAAGCTTTAGCGTAAATGTTAGCACGAACCTAAAAACCGCTATTTTTGTAGATAGCAAAGCACTTGATGAAATGAAAGCTAAGTTAGAAAATAGATATAAAAAAGTTCTAGCAGA